In Poecilia reticulata strain Guanapo linkage group LG15, Guppy_female_1.0+MT, whole genome shotgun sequence, the sequence ttttaaagtccctccactgagaatagactttaaaatactgttagtttataaattactgaacggtttagcaccacaataaattaaagatctgctgcagctgttgtATCAACACTCCAGACTccacaggttctggttctggttctgcttctccagaaccagcagcattcagcttctatgcaccacaaacctGGAAGCATATAATAGTGAGCTGAGTTGAAGTAAActggatttttatatttagtttagaaatattttgattGTAGCTCCTTTTACAGCCATTCATTGATATTCATTGGTATTTTATAACAGATTCGTTCTTtacttgctgctgctgcttgaagTCAGACCtgagcatttattttaatttcttacagctgtgaatctgcTGTAATGGTTTTAAATGTCAGGATGTGGAGGATACATGTGGGATACATGTTGACCTTTAATCTGTCCCAGAATCTGAattgtttaaagtattttcatcCGCTACGTCTGTCTGGAAATGTTGGAAAGATTGGCTGATGATGGTGAAAAATCTTCTCTTGGTTTCTCATCctcattttttgtctttgatagtttttactctttaaagGATTTTGACATGGCCTGatgtaatattgtaatattaACTGAACTGTGGTCTTTGGTCAAGTCAAACTGGACATAGTGGTTGCATAAAATTTCACAGTTTATGATGTCATGGTGCTGTCACAGTTCTCCTTTTTATACATAATTTGATGTATTGCATGTTGACATAGATACAGACTCCTTCCCAACATCCCAGCTCCACTTTTGtcctttgttttgatttattacatatttttttaactcgCGTTTCAGTCAGCGTTAAATTCGGACAGAATGGTGCACGATGTTAATCTCTGACAATCTGTTCAAGCTGAAGAAAAGTCAGTAGAGAGAAGTTATGCACTTGTACAATGTTAAATaacaagaggaaaataaataacactttaATGGTgagatgattatttttaatataacttAGTTAAAATTACTTTTGCGATGGTTTCTGGTGAGTTAGCTTCAGTGAGGCCAACATAAAGCGATCCGCTCCAGTCTCTCTGCGGCCCACAGTTGATCAAACACATCTGGACTCACAGCCACCAGCTGACACCACATAAAGGAAGATGGAAGAACCAACATGGTGATGAAGCAACAGAAGAAGATGCACAACATGCTGCACCCACCAGCATCTCCAAGCTTTTCCCTGTTACATACAtgttaatgtgaaatgtttccatGACTGCAGCTTTTCTAAAGTTAGAGATGACAGCAGAGTCCAAAACATTAATGATTTAATCTGTTGCATTTAAGTTTAACAGGTAAAACAGGTGATTGAAGCttaagttaactttttttttacaaatttcataGACAGAATATTTGGTACTAGAAAaattaactgaataaaatttTACACAAGTTGGTTCGTGAcaactgagttttaaaataaatgtgatctTACAAGACATTGTCTTCctgtttctaaagaaaatagACTTATGACATCATCTCTGCGCCCATTTCCTTTAATAGAGAAGTcagctgtgattggtcagactCTAACATAAGTTTGTCTGCAGAACGCTCAGGCTGCAGACGGTTGAGATGAGAAGAATAACTGGCTACAAACAGGAACCATTTCAGGATATTTAAACTTTcaaaggtaaatattttttcttttaatgtacagaaatgaaagaaagacgCATTAATTTAACACACTGCTGAATATTATGTCCCATGTGTTTAATTTTATGGAAGCCACATTAGAAATAACATTTACCTGCATGCCAGTAGAATAAGGTAGAAACTGAGGACACTTTACATTTGGATAATTTTCCACTCATTGCTTTCAAGAattacagtgtttatttttaacatatgtgctttatttttgtactaAAACTGATTCCTTACAAAAGAGCTTTTCTTAGGATTTACCCTTAGATAGAAATGTAATATTACGTTCATGAACTAAGCTAAGAGAAAAATCAAGTccattatttgttgtttttctcatgcAGGTTTGATATTGAAGAATGGAAGATTCCCTCATCAGCAGAACCTCATGGAAAGAAAACCTCAGTCAGAGCATCTTCAACTACACTGATGCACCTGACAGAACCAATAACAGTTTTTATGAAGagaacaaagtttattttcaaatcttgTACTGGGCAAATTGGATCACCATTTGTGCCGGACTTCCTCTGACTCTGGTGGCCATCTTTGCTGTTGTATCAAAGGTGAGTTCTAGTTAACTTAGATCTAGCTGTATGTTCGTTGtggtttgcagatttttttttatattggttttctCTGAACCTGGATCTAAGGAATGGTTGAACAAAAGAAAGTCAAACAGTGTGTAATATTTGTGGAAGCAGAATCAACTTAAATTTTGGGattcaattttcagcttttgttcacttttcattttgtttcctctgcagtTGAAAGAGGATCATGTTGCTCCAGTTTACATCTTGAACCTGCTGATTTCTGATATCCTCCAGTACTGCATTAGAATTTATACGCTTTCACTCGAAcctcatgttttctcttttattgcCTTCGACGTTAGCATTTCAGCCAGCGTTGGTTTCATGATGTGTGTCTCCGTGGAAAGGTAAATGTCTGTTTACACATATTATTGTTTCTTTCTGCCACCATTACATCAGTAATGTCTGACAGCTTGTATCCTTTGTTTCAGGTATCTGGTCATTGCCAAGCCGCTGTGGTACAGATTTAGAAGAAACATCAAGACGTCTGTGTTGGTCTGTGTCGCAGTCTGGATCTACTTTTTTCTTAATACCTTCGGCATGTATCTGCTTTTGGATATTCATATAGTAAAAATCATCCAGTCTGCTAGTACACTCCTCCCTCTTCCCTTGTTCATCTTCTGCCTGGTTGGGACCATTAAAGCTCTGTCTGGAGCTCGCAGCGTCTCTGCTGAGGAAAAACGTCGAATTGTTTCAATTCTGGTTGTGGTTTTGCTAACATATATTCTGCTTTTCATCCCCAACATGATGTATTTTCTCTTGGAAAAACCCTTTGAAAATTTTCCCGTCTTTACTGTGGTTACAATTCCTATTTATCTTAGTCCTCTTGCAGACTCAgttatgtgtgtttttctcaggAAAAGTgcagttgacagagttttgACCtcattgtgtttctgtgtaaCTTCTGAGAATCAGGAAATCAGCAGCACAGATGATGTCAACATGCCACCTCAACATACTGAAGATGTTTAGGTGCCATTGaagcacaaatatttttacatcatatggagagagagagaaaactttcagatgacattttgaatttttcatgATCCAAAACCCAAAGGAAGAAATGACAACCTGCTTGACTCTCAGAGTTGTCAGGTTAACCAGGTACAAACTTAGAAAGTGTCAGAGTTTCCGGTGAAAAAGTTTCTAtcaacaaaaaatgctgaaaacagtaaaactttgTTTATTCAGCTGTGGATTAAATCAATGTATCTTTTCTGCTATGTAACTGATTCTGAACCACATACAGTGTTTCCTATCATAACAAACCagacatttatttcagcagggatttaactgaaatgtttattatatataaCAGAAATATTCAATTGGACCAGagatttctttataaaaaacaacCATAAAGCCTCCAAACCCTCTCAGGAGGTGGATGACTTGaagttgtatgtttttaattctgCAGACCGTTCCGTGTTGTGTTATGTAAAAATTAATGTTCATATACTATTTTTTCCATCATCTACAGTGTTAAAAAGGTGATCTATTTGTTTCAACTGAAAAGTAGCATCTTTTGTGATGAAGCAAATCTGCTGCTTAGATTGCGAGAAATGAGCAGAAACAGGAATGAAAAACAGACTCTCTTTAACGCAGCTTGTATTTGGTGGCTACAGGAACTTTATGTAAGAAAgcctttttaaattatctttagaCTGTTCACTCTTTGTACAACCATGTACACATGAAGATTATTTGGGtctgtcacatttttaattggaCTTTATGAGACACaaaatggggctgcacagtggagcagttggtagagctgctgccttgcagcaagaaggttctgggttcaattcctggtctttctgcatggagtctccatgttctccctgtgcatggtgggttttctccaggcactctggtttcctcccacagttgcccctaggtgtgagtgtgtgtgtgtgtgtgcatggttgtgtgtctctgtgttgccctgcgacagactggtgactggtgacctgtccaggtgaccccgcctcccGCCAGGAACatgagctggagaggcagcagcacctcctgaccccactgagggacaagggtgtatagaaaatggatggagacACAAAATGATGAGCTGGATAAGTTTTTACTTGCTCTGACAATATTTGTAAGTTATGAATTAATGTTGAGGGTTTGGTAGGAGTTTGTGATGATAAGAAATTTGCTTGACGACATTGTATagctttgttttcatctcaaatattcatatttttgtctctTGATCTGAAAGAACCAGTTTATGTTCAGAATTAAATTTCTTTAACAATATTCTCTGagaatgtgtattttattttgcacacagaTAGAAACAGAGTAGTTGTCAGTGTGCAGAGTCTCACTCCAGTGTCCTGTGAGCTTCAACAGTTTTCATGTCCGGCCACTAGATGGTGACATAATGCATCTTGTTGGATTCTTAACTGAATTTCCTCATAACTACTAGTGAGTGAAATGATCAGCCTCTGTGTTTGACACTAAATAAGTCAAAGTGGAAACATCCAAGCCCAAAATACCTCCATAGACTTAGCCTCAGAGCTACTGCCACAGGTAATAAAAGAGTTTGGCCTCTTATAGTAAAGTAAATCTAAGCTAAAGGATAATCCATTTCATCACCATGaatgcaacatatttttgtcttaacGTCACTCCATAGATCTCTTGGCACACATATAGAAAGAACCACAGAATAGAAACGTCTTGTGtctaataaaactttttcatgcTGACCGTTTACCAGCACAGGGACTGTCCAGGCATGTTCATGCCCAGGGGATGGAGAAGGTGATCTGGGAACCGAACAGAGAAAGGAGGGTTTACTCTGTGTAGTGGCAGGACACAGTACTGTGTATGACCCATTCTGTTACACTGAAAACCTTATTCGTCTTGCTTTGAGGATGAGAAGCTCTTATAACTATAAACTGAACTTAACATGAAACATATGTAATCAGAAGACGCATCACTGCTGTAAAAATAAGCTGGATCCAGTGCAGTACAGCTGTAAAGACAATAATCTGAGACAGCAGACATATTGGTAATATCTGACAGGCTCTGCTGTCAGATTATGAACAATTATGGAGGcgtcattttgtgaaacatttctaCCTTCACTTCCTCTGTCTGTGTTCAGAACCCATTTCATCTGACCGCATCTCTTTTCACTTGTGCAACAttaagaagcagcagcagaataaatacagtttttacattAAGATGATTATTTGTAATATAATTTACTTGAAATTAGTTCAGGTCACTTTGTTGAAAACGGTGCCATCCTTTCTGGTGAGTTAGCTGCAGTGAGGCCAACATAAAGTGACCCCCACCAGGCTCTCTATGTGGCCCAAAGCTGGAAAACCCCATCTTGAGTCATAGCCACCAGCTGACGCCACACAGAAGAGATAGAAGAACCAACATGGTGATGAAGCAACAGCAGAAGAGACCAATGCAGAACATCCTGCACCAGCATCTCCATACTGGTCCCTGTTGCATacatgtgtaaaatgttttctccctGTTGATAAAGAAAATTTACTTATCACATCATCTCTGCACCCATTTCCTTTAATACAGAAGTCAGAAGTCATTGTTCAGACATGATAAAGTTGGTTTGTCTGCAGAACGCTCAGGCTGCAGACGGTTGAGCTGAGAAGAATAACTGGCTACAAACAGGAACCATTTCAGGATCTTTAAACTTTGAaaggtaaatatatattttctttgactgtacagaaaagagaaaaacacatttaatataaTATGTTGCTGAATAATAAAATCCCAGGTGTTTAGTTAAATGAAACTGCTAAGACACATGAGAATCAAGATTTTCCTGGATGCCATAAAGGTAGAAATTTACCACCTACCTGGTATATGGattattttccaattttccaCTTATCATTaacataagttttattttttgtactaaaaaaccttaaaatgtgTATATTCCAAAGAATTCCTTTAAATTCTTTAAgattcctttaaaagaaaattaatactTTGTTTATGAACTAAGCTAAGCTAAAGTTTCTGTTATTCATTATTTTGCTTGTGCAGGTTTGACATTGAAGAATGGAAGATTCCCTCAGTCAGATCATCTCCAACTACAGTGATGCATC encodes:
- the LOC103477165 gene encoding proteinase-activated receptor 2-like, whose translation is MEDSLISRTSWKENLSQSIFNYTDAPDRTNNSFYEENKVYFQILYWANWITICAGLPLTLVAIFAVVSKLKEDHVAPVYILNLLISDILQYCIRIYTLSLEPHVFSFIAFDVSISASVGFMMCVSVERYLVIAKPLWYRFRRNIKTSVLVCVAVWIYFFLNTFGMYLLLDIHIVKIIQSASTLLPLPLFIFCLVGTIKALSGARSVSAEEKRRIVSILVVVLLTYILLFIPNMMYFLLEKPFENFPVFTVVTIPIYLSPLADSVMCVFLRKSAVDRVLTSLCFCVTSENQEISSTDDVNMPPQHTEDV